The Fluviispira vulneris sequence AAAGTTGATTTATCCTTGTTACGACTATGGTTATGTCATCTTCAAGTGGCTTACCTGAACCATAAAATTCCAAAGCATCTTGAAGAAGATGTTCTATAAAAGCAGCGCAATTTTCAGAGTTATTTTTGTCTATAAACTTTCGCAATCTCCTTTTGCCATATTCGTCATCTTGCTCATTTTTATTTTCTATCAGGCCATCTGTATAAAAAAATACAAAGTCGTCTTTTTCAAGTGGAATTTCCTTCTTTTCAAAACTTTCACCATTTGTATTACCGAGTCGGTGACCACTTGCAACTAAACTTATAACTTTTTTATCTGCTCGTACAAGCATTGGAAAATTATGTCCAGCATTTGAAAAACGTATGACTCTTTTTTCGAAATCAAAAACACAAGAAAAACAGGTCATATTGTAACGCACGTCATTGCTATTGCCCATGCTCGAAAGCACTGTATCAAATCCTACGAGAATGTCATCTACATCAAGATTTTCTCCCGCAAAAAGTTTGCTTTGAACTGCGACAAAATAACCAGACACTGCTGCAGTTACCATAGCACTTGCGGTACCGTGGCCAGTAACATCTGCAATAAAAACGAAAAACTTATCTTTTAATGAAACAGTGTTCCACCAATCTCCTCCACAAAATGCTGCAGGAATTGCAGTGCCTGCGCATTCAACATTGGGATGAACAGGAGGTGTTTGTGGGAGAAATGTTTTCTGCACCAATTGACTTGTTGCAAGTTCCATTTCGAGAGTTCGTCGTTGCCCTTCTTTTTCTTCTATTTCTTTTTTAATTTGATCGTAACGTTTTCCAAGTTCATCATTGGCTCTACCCAGCTCATAATTACTTTTGTTTAATTGATTAAATAAACGAACCGTTTCAGCTTGGTTTTTCGCAATCATTGTATAACCAAGAAGCGATCCAGTGGTACTTTCAATTTTTACACCATTGATTGAAAATGGTAAAAGTTCTCCTTCTGATGTCTGAACAAATACTTCAACATCTCTGACAAAACCTTGTGTTGTGAATTGAATTTCAAGCTCTAAATAATAATCCACTAAACTTTCTGCGTGCGGAAATAATTTCCTTATATGTTGTCCTATGAGTTCTGCTTGCACGTATCTTGTGGTTTCACAAGCGGATTTATTTGCTTTCATAATAATTCCGTCTTGGTTTAAGAGAAACATCATTTCAAACATATTATCAACGACTTGGTCGATAAATCTTTGATGCTCTAAAATACCTCTTGCCACTTCAAGTAGTTTTAAATGCGATTCAGAAGTAAAACTATTAAGTTGTTCTTCAGGTAAAAGATCAAGATTTTGGATTGATACCATTTGTATCGTTTGTAAAAGTTTTTGAGTGGGTTCCGTGAATTCTTCATGCCATTCATGAATTAAATCATTTGATTTTTTAAATATATGATAGGTAAAAATACCAGATATTATTGTAAATATTATCATGAAAATATTGAGAACTAAATTAACAATAATGACATTTCCAATAATACCAAAAAGAATAATAAAGCCAATATAGGCATAAACGTTTTGAACGATATTCAAAAGCTTTTTTGTCCACTTTTGGATGATGTCGTCTATCGTTATGTTACTCAATGGTATTTTCTCCTGTTTCCTAATTTTATCAGTTTCAATGTGGCTGAGATGTCAGTTAAATGAAGCTTTGAAATCTTCTTTCACTATGTCAATACTGTGGCTCTCTATATTAGTGTTACATTATCCGAAGTGACCTTAGTAAAAAGATTTAGTTGAATGCGACTTGGAGTGCTTCATGGAAGAAATCCGATTTAAACCCACAGTTCTTGTCTTGCTCGCCATCATTGGTGCAGTTGTGATCGCAGCAACAGGTTTTCTGTCCACAGATTGGATGCTTACGACAGCTGTCGGTGTGGTGCTGTTTCTTTTGTCTTATGTCTGGTTTTTTGCAGTAAGAAAAAGAATAGATGAGATCTTGACGCATGATTTAGACAAAATTGCTAATGAAGCAGCTCGTGCAATCCGTGAAGAATTGGAATCGAAAGGGGTAAATGCTTCTGAGCGTAAAGTTTACGATAAAGAAAAGACTCTTGACAATCGTGAAAAATCATTCGAAGGCAAGGAAAAGTCACTTGAAAGCAAAGAAAGAGCGCTTGAAAATAAAGAAAAAGAATTGCTGACTCGTGAAAAGGATCTCTTAAGAAAAATCGAAGAATTAGAAAGTAAAAAGAAATCTTTCGAGCAAACAACAGCTATACCTTCTGTTTCTGTAGCAGCATCCTCACGCTCAAAAGATGGTACAAAAGAAGAATTATACGAGAGAGAAATAATTGCATTGAGACATCAGCTTTTACATATGGAAGAAGTCAATAATGCTCGCCTCTCTACATTGCAGCATGAATTTCAATCAAAAAATGTTCAAGCGCAGAAAAATATGGAGTTTTGGAAATCTTCAGCTGAGAGCATGAATAAAAAATTACAAGAACAAAAGAGAGAATTTGAGTCACTGGCAAAAACTCTGGAAAGCAGAGCCGTTCTATCTGAAGAAAGAGCTCTTGAGCAACAAAATAGATTGGCTAAATTGCAGCTTGAAAACTCACAAAAAGAAGTGGGTGTAAGTGAGCAAGTTCAACGACTTGAAGAGATCATTTCTCTCGTACCAGAAATGACCAATCAATTGCATAATGTAACACATCAGACAGAAAGAAGTGCGATTGAGATAGGAGATAAAGTTCGATTTATTTATGAAAAAGCTCAAGAACATCTTGAAGAGTCTAACGAGATATCTGCTCAATTTAGAGGTGGTAAAGGAAATAACAACAACACATCACTCAGTGAAGTGATTCAAAGCAGTTTATCTTTGTTACGTGAAATGATTGAAATGCTCGAACAAAACTCGAAATTGAATATGGATTATTCAAAAGCAATCGATACAATCCTTGTAAATACTGCAGAGATTAATAAGATCAGTGATGAAATTCAATATATCTCCGATCAAACAAACTTGCTTGCCTTGAACGCGGCAATCGAAGCTGCCCGTGCGGGTGAACATGGACGTGGTTTCTCTGTGGTTGCTGAAGAAGTGCGCAAATTGTCAGACCGAACTAGTTTAGCAAGTAATAATATTATTCAAATTGTCGGTAAAGTAAACTCAAGTGTAAGAGATATCAGTAGAAGTTTATTGGAAAACTTAAAGAAAAATACAGAGAAGAAAACACACGTCGACCATGCAGTGAACGAACTTGTCAGAACAGCTGAAGAGAGTACTGAAGTCTTTACCAAATTGATTTCAAATGCAGTGGCAAGTTCGGAAAGTGTTGCCAAAAATATCGATCAGATCATTCTCAGTCTCCAGTTCCAAGACATAACCAAGCAACAGATCGATCAAGCGTTGCAACCACTTGAGAGAATAAAGATAAATATCGAAGATCTGTTAAACAAAGCTCTGCAAAACGATGCGCTTGCCCTGAAAACTGCACACCAGGGTGGTAGTGGTGGAGGTGCTGCAAACGGTGGAGGCACTCCTCCACCTCCACCCTCGACTCCACCGGCTGGCACTCCTCCTCCATCATCAATGCCACCACCTAAAGCAAGTGCTGCTCCAAGTGGTGCAACGGCTGCGCCTCCGCCTCCTGCTAAACCTGCACCTGCGGTGAAACCAACTGAAACGGTTGCACAGGCAGAAGAGGATGAATCTCTTACAAAAGGTGATGTGGTCTTCTTTTAAGAAATTGCCGAAAAAACTCCCAATTGTGGTCTTGTTATATTTTTTACAAGGTGCAATAATAACAATCAGTCAACCCAATTACATATAAGTCCACAGCACCAGTGAATGCCTTAATGGCAAGGGGAGGAGATCGTGAACGGATCTTATGCGCTTATGGGGTCAAGTGCCATTATTCGCCATGTTCAGCATCTTGTGTATAAGGTTGCAGAGAGCAATTCTTCAATTTTAATCACGGGTGAACCAGGCACTGGCAAAGACGCAATTGCCAAGATCATTCATGAAAGGTCCCAGCGCAATAAGTTCCCTTTTGTGCCGATTAAGTGCGCAACAGGGAACGAAGAGTTTCTCGAAATTGAACTTTTTGGTTATGAAGCGGGCTATCTCCCGCAAAATGCGCAGGCGCGTGAAGGACATTTCCGCCAAGCGGAAGGGGGAGTTTTATATTTAGATGAAGTCAGTAAATTAAGCGACAAGCTGCAATTAGCATTATTTCGCGTGATCAATGATGGAGTTATTCGCAGTCTTGGAGGAAAAGCGGATATTCCAATTAATATTAGAGTTATATGTTCAACTTCAGTGGATTTAGAGCAATTAGTCAGAAGAGGTCTATTCCGTGAAGACCTCTTTTATAAATTATCAGCAACTTCGATTTATTTGCCTCCTATTCGTGAAAGAAGAGAAGATATTCCAATTTTAGCGGAATATTTTGTGCAAAAATTCAATCAATTAAAAACGAAGAAAATTGTGGGTATTTCCCATGACGCTATGAATGCTCTTTTGCAGAATGTTTGGACTCATAATATTCAGGAATTAGAAAATTTAATTGAACGTATTGTTGTCTTAAAAAATTCTGGGAGTATTGAAATCAGTGATCTGCCACCGCGATTGAGGAATTTAGTTACAGATAATATTGATGCCTTTTATGATAGAACTCATCAACCTGTAATGAATCAAAATAATATTATTCCGCAAAATAGTAATGTTTATCACAATACAAGCTCAACTCATATTTCACAATTTGCAAAAATAGGGTCACAAAACTCAGCAGTTCCTCCTTATGCTCAGTCGCAAAGAGAAAATGCAATATTAAATAATCATAACACTCACTATAATAGAAATAATCAAATTAATAATCAAACAAATAATAATTATTCGCAAGTTTCTCAGCAACAAAATAACTATAATCAAAATTATTCACAACCGCAAAATAATTTACAAAATAATAATCCACCGATCACCCGTAATTCAATGTTTGATGATATACCGAGTGAAATAGATCAATTTATTAAAAAAGAAATTGATCTAGGATCTGGAATTGACTTCTATCGTGTGGTTGAAGAATTTGAAAATAGATTGATTTCTGAGGCTCTCAGAAGGACAAATCATAATAAAAACCGCGCTGCACAATTGTTATCGATGAATCGAACGACTTTGGTTGAAAAACTTAAGAAACGGGCAACATCTTCTCCTATCAAATCTGAAACAGGTCGGGTTAAAAGAAATTCAGCTTTCACTATTTTTGATGGTCTTGGAAATGACAATCCTGATTTTGATACAATAGATTTTGTTAATTTAGGAACTGAGGATGGAGTGTGAAATCATTTTTCATTGAAATGTAAGGACTTTCTTTTCAGATAATAACTTCCATTTTTGAGATAAAAATAATTAGTAAAAATAAAACCGAAAAATCAATTGATTTTTCGGTTTCTTTCTTCAAATAGATTTTGAATATCTTGGTCAGCATCTGATAGACGAATCACGGATTTATCTGTAGAAACACTCACGCTATTTCTAGAAAAATCGACAAATAATGAAGTTAAATCGGGAAAAAACACTTCTGCTTCAGGAACATTGTCATTGGTCACAACAAAACCAGTCGATATGCGCAATCTATTTTCAGGGATTGGCTCTAATAATGACATCCCGTCTATTTTAGCGGCGGGTTTTTCAATATCCATAAGTTGCAATATGGTTGCGAATATATCAGATTGCGCCACTGGTGCATTTTCTTTGCTTTTAATTACTTCTCGATAATTATTTGGTGGGATGACAAAGAAAGCATTGTGTATAATGTTCGCATTGTAACCTTGATTAAAGGTAACAGTAGATTCATCATCGTTTTGATCTTTTTCTGCAAACATTTGTTTTATTTTACTTGCCCAGTCTGAAAAAATAGAATTATTTTCATCCGCATTTTTTACCGATGCGATTGCTGGATTTTTGTCATTACTTTTTTGATCTTCAGTTGTTTCTGAAAGCTTTTTATCCTCAGCAATTTCACCTTCAGATGTTTTGTTATCTTGGGCAAGAGCAACATTTTGGCCATGATCTGTTGTGTAAAAAATCCAAATATTAGGATCTTTTTTGCGTGCTGCATCTATTAAACGCTTTAAATAAACATCGGAATATACAATGGTATTATCATAGGCATTAGTTCCATTTGGACTATTTTCAGGAAAGAATTTTTTATATTCCTTTTCCGAGTGAATATTATAAGGATAATGACTTCCATCCATGTGTGCAATCAGCAAAAAGGGAGGGCGCATTTCTTGCAGATGGGGGAGAATGCTCTTATCAAGAACTTTCATATCATCCGCCCCCTTTGATACCCGCACACTCGTGCTAAAATCAGAGCCAGAACGGTAATAATCAGCAATGCCGTTGCCAGAAAGTTGATCAAAATTCTTCCAGCGCAGATCTTGAGCGCTGATAAATGCCGTGTCGTAATTACGTGCTTTCGCATATTCGAAAATATTTGGGGAAGCATAAATTGTCCCAAAAGGATCGATATTTTGTTTGCCCACAAGCATATAGGGAACAGAAATAAGTGTGTGAGGCCCTATGCTCACAGCATTTTGAAAGGGAAAAAGAATGCCATCATCGCGCAACTGGTCGAGATTCGGAGTGGTCTTGCGTGTGTATCCATATAAACTCATATGATTTTTTGCAACGGATTCACCAACAATCCATAAGATATTAGGTAATTTTTTTTCAGTGGGAGAGAGTGAAATTATCGGTTTGTCTTGTTTTAGTTTTTTAAAATACAGCGAACGACCCGTTTCTGGTAGAGCAGCATAAACTGAAACTAGGGCATTTTGAAAATCTAAAATAAGGTACCAACTCACTCCACAAAGAATAACGATAGGTACATAAAGAACAAAATAAAGTACCATCTTTGTTCTACGAAATTCTAATTTCTTTTTCTTAGGTAAAAATAAACAAATGATTAAAATAGAGAATAGAAAAAATAAGAAAAGTTTTATAAAATTGATATTTTCTAAGCCAAGTTGGCTAGTCATAAGGGGATTGCTAAAGAAAAAGCGAATGCCGTATGCACTTAAAGGAGCATTATAAAAAGCATAATGAGCTGTCTGAATACCAAGAGGAACAATTACTAATAAACTTCCCAGTAATTTTGCAAAGAATTTACCTTTAAATAGAAGATCTATAAATAATACAAATAAGATAAGAGCAATAATACTTAAGAAGTAGTTTGCAATGTATCGTGCCCCAAGTATATCGTGGATAAAATTAAGGGGTTTTTTAATGATAAAAATATCATAAAGAATAAAAATAGATACTATCAGTGAAATTCTTTTAAACGAACTCATTCTCGTAATTTTATGGGAAAGGATTGAAATCATTTTAAAGTCCTAAAAAAATACACAGAAACATAAAGAACAATTTATAATAAAACAAAAAACCGTATCTTCAAATCGAGAAGATACGGTTTTTCAAAACCCGTTTAAATGGATTCTTTAGCGAGCATCGCTGCCTTGGCCATAGCTAAGTATAGCCATAGTACGAGCACGTTTAACAGCAACTGTGAGTGCACGTTGTTGTTGTGCGCTGGCACCGCTGATGCGACGTGGAACGATTTTACCGTGTTCAGTTACGAAACGGCGAAGAAGTTGGGTGTCTTTGTAGTCAAAAGTGATTTGTGGATCGAGCGTTCTTTTTGGTCTGGAATAACGACGCTTTTTCTTACCTGTGGATACTGCCATGGTAAAACTCCTAATGAAGTTTGTTAAATAATATGCAGGCAGCAGCGTTGGGCTATTGTGCCAACGCAGCAACTCAACAAAACATGAGACCTCAAATAAGCACAGCTCAGCATGTGCGTCAAGTTAAAAGAGAGTTTGTTCGTGAGAGAGAAGGCGTTCTTTCAGTTTTTTGGCTGAATTTTGCTGTTTGGCAAGGATTTTTAGCAGATTAAGGTTTTGTTCCCCCGTATCTACTCCTGCGTGTTCCGTGGCAAAATCTTTAAGAGTATAAACAATTTCAAGAGCTTGGCGTGGAGAAATGCTATCGACATCAAGGGCTAAAAGAGCTTTGGCAATCAGAGCTTGTTTAGTGGAATTTGAATTTTCTTCAAACGATTTGGTGTTATTTAAATGTTTTTCTCTAAGAGAATCGGATGTTTTTTCTTGTTTCTCAGTAAGGGGTTCCGAGAGACTCTCAATGGGGACGTTTGTCTGAGCAGGAGATGAATTCTCTAATTTTTTTAATACTTTTTCAGCTCTTACAATGATTTCTGCAGGAATTCCGGCAAGCTCAGCCACATGCAAACCATAGCTTTTGCCTGCCCCTCCTGGGGTGTATTTGCGTGAAAAAAGGATTTCTTTTTTTTCTATATTAACGTCGTATTTTACTATGTTTTCTACTACAGACATATGCATAGGTGAGATGTTTTTATGACTTTCACATACCTCTTGTAGCTCATGATAATGAGTTGAAAATAAAGCGCGTGCCTGTACTTTTTCGCTCAAGTTTTCAAGGATAGACCAAGCGATGGAAAGGCCATCAAAAGTTGAGGTTCCCCGCCCAATTTCATCCAGCAGCAACAGGCTTTGTGGGGTCGCAAAACGCAACATATTGGCTGTTTCAAGCATTTCTACCATGAAAGTCGATTGGTTTTTGAGAGCATTGTCACCCGAACCAATACGGGTAAATATGCGATCAACAAGTCCTATTTCTGCTTGACGGGCTGGGACAAAGGAACCAATCTGACAAAGAACTTGGGTTATAGCCACTTGTCGCATGATTGTGCTTTTACCGGCCATATTGGGGCCTGTGATAAGGTGTACAAGAGGATTTTCACTTGCTTCTTCGTTTTTAATTCCAAGGGTAATGTCATTGGCAATAAAAGGTTCTGCACTCATCCCTAAATGAGCCAGAATAGGGTGAGTCGATTCAATTAAATTTGTTAATTTTTTATTTGTTATTGTGGGGCGGCACCAATTGAATTGAAGAGAAAGACTTGCAAAGGTAACAGAGAGATCGATCTCTGCTACAAGCTCGGATGCCTGAACTAAATATTGAGAATATTCTAAAATCTGAGTTCTTAAAAATTCCAATAATTCTTTTTCAAGCAGAATCCTTTCATCACTTGCGTTCAATGATTTTTCTTCAAGTTCTTTGAGTTCTGGTGTGATATATCGTTCACAATTGGTTAACGTTTGTTTGCGGATAAAATGCTTAGGTGCTTGTGAAATTTTTCCTTTTGATATTTCAAAATAATAACCAAATGCTCCTGTATAACCAATCTTTAACGTATTGATTTGGGAATTTTCTTTTTCTTTTTGTTCAAGTGCATCAAGCATTTTGGAAAAATTACTTGTGAGAGCAATTGCTTCATCCAGTTTTTTTGAATAGCCCTCCTTAAAAATAATTCCACCTTTGCCTACAAGGGCTGCAGGTTCATTAGCGAGAGAATTAATAAGGAGATCTTTAAGAGGCTCTAAATTAACTAATAAATTGTTGTTCTTAAATGGATTGGTATTTAGCTTATTTAAAATATTTTCAAGTTTAGGGAGAGCAAGCAACGTTTGTCTGAGCCAAGCCATCCCCCGTGCATCTAGATTTTTCTGTGCAGCGCGTGCAAGGAGACGATCGATGTCTGCGGTGCTCCGCAGGTTTTCTATGACTTCAGTCATGGTTCCTGTATTATTTATATATTCTTGAATATTTTGATGTGCCTGTTCTATTTCTTCTAAATATTTAAATGGATAATTGAGCCTACGAAATAATTTACGGCTGCCAGCGGCCGTTGTGCATTTATTTAAAAAATGGAACAAGCTCCCTTTTTTTTCTCCACTTGCTGTATGAAAAAAATCTAAATGTTTACGTGTTCCTTCATCAATTATGAGATGAGATCTTAAGTCATAATAAGTGATTATTTGTATATTTTTTAAAACAGATTTTTGTGTTGATTTTAAATAATGTAAAATGGCGCTTACTGATTGGAGGCCGTTTGTAATGCTATTTAAGCCAAATGCATTTAAATCTTTTTCTTTAAAAAATTCGAGGAATATTTCTTTGCAATTATCTGCCGAGCGCAAAAGCCAATTTTCAATCACATTCACAGAAGTGTAGTTATTTTTTTGGATTTTTTTTACTATCTCTTTAAGTTGATTTTCGATATTTTTAGGAACAAGAATTTCGCGAGGAGAAATTGTTGCAATTTCTTGGTTTAATAAAAGTTCATTCAAGTTATGTGTTATGCGAAATTCACCTGTTGAAACGTCAACATAGGCAAGCGTAAAAGTTTTTTTATTCTCAATGACGCTTGCAAGGTAACAACCAAAAGGGGTCTCCTGTGAATTGTCATCATCTTCTAAATCGCCAGGAACTGCCGGAGTGGCAATTCGAGTGATTTCTCGCTTGACAATTCCCTTCACTTGTCGCGGATCTTCGACTTGGTCACAGACAGCAACTTTAAATCCAGCTAAAACGCATTTTTTAAGAGCATTTTTGTATCCAACAACAGGGGAGCCTGCCATGGGAACAGGGTTATCGCTCGATTTGTCTCTTGAAGTTAAGGTCAGTCCGCAAATATCAGATACGATGATGGCATCAATTCCAAAGAGTTCATAAAAATCTCCCATACGGAAAAACAATATTGCATCGGGGACTTCGTCTTTCGCTGCCCGAAATTGCTTCATCATCGGGGATTCGAGTTGGCTTAGAGAAATACCTGAAATATGTTCAGTGCTTAGTTTTTCTAGTGCAGGTTTTAAATGAGGGGGAAGCTCTTTGCCATGAGCAAGCCAATGTTTGAGAAGAGAGTCGGACGCAGGAGAATTCATTTGTTCAGTTGTCATTGCAGGAAGCCCTTTTAAGTACAAGAGTCACAGGCAACGACTATAGAATATAAAAAAAGGAGAGTAAAACTTACTCTCCTTTTTCTCTACGGGAAACACTGCGCTGATTGGAAGCGAGGATACGTTTACGAATACGAATATTCTTTGGTGTGATTTCTATCCAGTCGTCGTCTTCAACCCAGTCAAGAGCTGTTTCAAGGCTCATTTTTGTTACAGGGGAGAGTTTAGTGGAGTCATCGGAGCCAGAAGCACGCATATTTGTAAGTTTTTTCTCGCGTACGGCGTTTACATCTAGGTTCGAGTCGCGGTTGTGTTCTCCGACGATCATGCCTTCGTAAACTTCTTCACCTGCAGCAACGAATAAACGGCCGCGTTCTTCAAGTCCAGAGAGTGCATATTCTGTTGTCTTACCAGAACGGTCTGCAACAAGAGCGCCATTGACACGGGAAAGGAAGCTACCACGGTTTGTTTCCCAGCCTTCAAAGTAACTGGACATTAGTCCTTCACCTTTTGTGTCTGTAAGGAAAGTACTGCGGTAACCTAACAACCCACGGGTAGGAATGCTAAATTCAATACGTGTACGGCCATTGTTAAACGCTTGCATGTTTTCAAGGCGGCCTTTACGGATAGAAAGTTTTTCGGTCACTGCGCCGACACTTGCATCTGGCACATCGAGGACAACTCTTTCAACAGGTTCAAGAGTTTCGCCATTTTCTTTGCGTGTGATCACTTTTGGACGCGCAACCATACACTCACCACCGGCACGGCGGAGATTTTCCATAACGAT is a genomic window containing:
- a CDS encoding SpoIIE family protein phosphatase codes for the protein MSNITIDDIIQKWTKKLLNIVQNVYAYIGFIILFGIIGNVIIVNLVLNIFMIIFTIISGIFTYHIFKKSNDLIHEWHEEFTEPTQKLLQTIQMVSIQNLDLLPEEQLNSFTSESHLKLLEVARGILEHQRFIDQVVDNMFEMMFLLNQDGIIMKANKSACETTRYVQAELIGQHIRKLFPHAESLVDYYLELEIQFTTQGFVRDVEVFVQTSEGELLPFSINGVKIESTTGSLLGYTMIAKNQAETVRLFNQLNKSNYELGRANDELGKRYDQIKKEIEEKEGQRRTLEMELATSQLVQKTFLPQTPPVHPNVECAGTAIPAAFCGGDWWNTVSLKDKFFVFIADVTGHGTASAMVTAAVSGYFVAVQSKLFAGENLDVDDILVGFDTVLSSMGNSNDVRYNMTCFSCVFDFEKRVIRFSNAGHNFPMLVRADKKVISLVASGHRLGNTNGESFEKKEIPLEKDDFVFFYTDGLIENKNEQDDEYGKRRLRKFIDKNNSENCAAFIEHLLQDALEFYGSGKPLEDDITIVVTRINQL
- a CDS encoding methyl-accepting chemotaxis protein — translated: MEEIRFKPTVLVLLAIIGAVVIAATGFLSTDWMLTTAVGVVLFLLSYVWFFAVRKRIDEILTHDLDKIANEAARAIREELESKGVNASERKVYDKEKTLDNREKSFEGKEKSLESKERALENKEKELLTREKDLLRKIEELESKKKSFEQTTAIPSVSVAASSRSKDGTKEELYEREIIALRHQLLHMEEVNNARLSTLQHEFQSKNVQAQKNMEFWKSSAESMNKKLQEQKREFESLAKTLESRAVLSEERALEQQNRLAKLQLENSQKEVGVSEQVQRLEEIISLVPEMTNQLHNVTHQTERSAIEIGDKVRFIYEKAQEHLEESNEISAQFRGGKGNNNNTSLSEVIQSSLSLLREMIEMLEQNSKLNMDYSKAIDTILVNTAEINKISDEIQYISDQTNLLALNAAIEAARAGEHGRGFSVVAEEVRKLSDRTSLASNNIIQIVGKVNSSVRDISRSLLENLKKNTEKKTHVDHAVNELVRTAEESTEVFTKLISNAVASSESVAKNIDQIILSLQFQDITKQQIDQALQPLERIKINIEDLLNKALQNDALALKTAHQGGSGGGAANGGGTPPPPPSTPPAGTPPPSSMPPPKASAAPSGATAAPPPPAKPAPAVKPTETVAQAEEDESLTKGDVVFF
- a CDS encoding sigma 54-interacting transcriptional regulator gives rise to the protein MNGSYALMGSSAIIRHVQHLVYKVAESNSSILITGEPGTGKDAIAKIIHERSQRNKFPFVPIKCATGNEEFLEIELFGYEAGYLPQNAQAREGHFRQAEGGVLYLDEVSKLSDKLQLALFRVINDGVIRSLGGKADIPINIRVICSTSVDLEQLVRRGLFREDLFYKLSATSIYLPPIRERREDIPILAEYFVQKFNQLKTKKIVGISHDAMNALLQNVWTHNIQELENLIERIVVLKNSGSIEISDLPPRLRNLVTDNIDAFYDRTHQPVMNQNNIIPQNSNVYHNTSSTHISQFAKIGSQNSAVPPYAQSQRENAILNNHNTHYNRNNQINNQTNNNYSQVSQQQNNYNQNYSQPQNNLQNNNPPITRNSMFDDIPSEIDQFIKKEIDLGSGIDFYRVVEEFENRLISEALRRTNHNKNRAAQLLSMNRTTLVEKLKKRATSSPIKSETGRVKRNSAFTIFDGLGNDNPDFDTIDFVNLGTEDGV
- a CDS encoding sulfatase-like hydrolase/transferase, which gives rise to MISILSHKITRMSSFKRISLIVSIFILYDIFIIKKPLNFIHDILGARYIANYFLSIIALILFVLFIDLLFKGKFFAKLLGSLLVIVPLGIQTAHYAFYNAPLSAYGIRFFFSNPLMTSQLGLENINFIKLFLFFLFSILIICLFLPKKKKLEFRRTKMVLYFVLYVPIVILCGVSWYLILDFQNALVSVYAALPETGRSLYFKKLKQDKPIISLSPTEKKLPNILWIVGESVAKNHMSLYGYTRKTTPNLDQLRDDGILFPFQNAVSIGPHTLISVPYMLVGKQNIDPFGTIYASPNIFEYAKARNYDTAFISAQDLRWKNFDQLSGNGIADYYRSGSDFSTSVRVSKGADDMKVLDKSILPHLQEMRPPFLLIAHMDGSHYPYNIHSEKEYKKFFPENSPNGTNAYDNTIVYSDVYLKRLIDAARKKDPNIWIFYTTDHGQNVALAQDNKTSEGEIAEDKKLSETTEDQKSNDKNPAIASVKNADENNSIFSDWASKIKQMFAEKDQNDDESTVTFNQGYNANIIHNAFFVIPPNNYREVIKSKENAPVAQSDIFATILQLMDIEKPAAKIDGMSLLEPIPENRLRISTGFVVTNDNVPEAEVFFPDLTSLFVDFSRNSVSVSTDKSVIRLSDADQDIQNLFEERNRKIN
- the rpsR gene encoding 30S ribosomal protein S18, encoding MAVSTGKKKRRYSRPKRTLDPQITFDYKDTQLLRRFVTEHGKIVPRRISGASAQQQRALTVAVKRARTMAILSYGQGSDAR
- the mutS gene encoding DNA mismatch repair protein MutS: MTTEQMNSPASDSLLKHWLAHGKELPPHLKPALEKLSTEHISGISLSQLESPMMKQFRAAKDEVPDAILFFRMGDFYELFGIDAIIVSDICGLTLTSRDKSSDNPVPMAGSPVVGYKNALKKCVLAGFKVAVCDQVEDPRQVKGIVKREITRIATPAVPGDLEDDDNSQETPFGCYLASVIENKKTFTLAYVDVSTGEFRITHNLNELLLNQEIATISPREILVPKNIENQLKEIVKKIQKNNYTSVNVIENWLLRSADNCKEIFLEFFKEKDLNAFGLNSITNGLQSVSAILHYLKSTQKSVLKNIQIITYYDLRSHLIIDEGTRKHLDFFHTASGEKKGSLFHFLNKCTTAAGSRKLFRRLNYPFKYLEEIEQAHQNIQEYINNTGTMTEVIENLRSTADIDRLLARAAQKNLDARGMAWLRQTLLALPKLENILNKLNTNPFKNNNLLVNLEPLKDLLINSLANEPAALVGKGGIIFKEGYSKKLDEAIALTSNFSKMLDALEQKEKENSQINTLKIGYTGAFGYYFEISKGKISQAPKHFIRKQTLTNCERYITPELKELEEKSLNASDERILLEKELLEFLRTQILEYSQYLVQASELVAEIDLSVTFASLSLQFNWCRPTITNKKLTNLIESTHPILAHLGMSAEPFIANDITLGIKNEEASENPLVHLITGPNMAGKSTIMRQVAITQVLCQIGSFVPARQAEIGLVDRIFTRIGSGDNALKNQSTFMVEMLETANMLRFATPQSLLLLDEIGRGTSTFDGLSIAWSILENLSEKVQARALFSTHYHELQEVCESHKNISPMHMSVVENIVKYDVNIEKKEILFSRKYTPGGAGKSYGLHVAELAGIPAEIIVRAEKVLKKLENSSPAQTNVPIESLSEPLTEKQEKTSDSLREKHLNNTKSFEENSNSTKQALIAKALLALDVDSISPRQALEIVYTLKDFATEHAGVDTGEQNLNLLKILAKQQNSAKKLKERLLSHEQTLF